A region of the Chitinivibrionales bacterium genome:
ATATGACGACGCCACGATCAAATCCGACTACGCGAAATGGTGGAAGAGCAAGGGAACGGTGTCGTTTTCCAGCAAGGTGCAGATCCTCCGAACCAGCCAGAAGCTCACGTCCGACCACATGGACTACGACAAGAACAAGAAATGGCTCGTGGCCGACGGCAACGTTTACTTCTACGACACCAAGGAGCGGGTGAAGCTCACGGGCGACCATGGCAACTATTACCTCGATAAAAAATTTCTTGTCGTGGAGGGCCGGCCCCGTTTCATATTTTTCGATACAACGGCGCATGACACCCTCGACATCACGGGCAAGAAAATGACCTACGACGATTCGCTTAAAAAGGCATCGGTGTACGACGACGTCATTGTGAGAAAGGGAAAGCTGTTCACCCGCTCCAACCAGGCATTCTACTACCCCGATTCGGGAAGCGCGCAGTTGCGCATGGCGCCGGACATCGCGTTCGAGACCGACTCGCTCAGGGGCGATTCGGTCGACCTGGCGTTCACGAAAAAGCACCTGAAGCAGGTGAACGTGAAGGGCAACGGCCACGGGCTTTATAAAGATTTCGGCGCGTCCGACACCACGCTCACGCACCTTCTGGGCGACAGCATCTCGATGTTCCTCACGGACTCGGGCAAAATCGACTCCCTGTGGGCCTTCGGCAGCGTTAAAAGCAAATATTTCCCGGTGAAAAACCCGACGGTCACCAACGAGGCATACGGCAAGCAGATGACCGTGTCGTTCAACAGCCGCGGCGAAATCTCGCGCGTCAAGGTGTGGGGAAACGCCCGGAGCATCTACAACGTCGAGGAAAAGGAAGGCAGGGGGAAAAACGAGGCGAGCGGCGACAGCATAACGGTCTCGTTTGCAAAAGGCAAGGCCACGCACGTGAAGCTGTCCGGAAGCGTGCGCGGGTTTTACGCGCCCCTGCCGGCCCCGTCTGCGCCCAAAGACACCGGCATCCAGGAAAAACAAAAGCCAAAATTACCTCCTGTAAAGGAAGAACACAAGTGACTACCGAACAAGCAGCAGCAACTCCCGGCCCGGCGCCGGCGACCGCCGCCCCCTCCGCGGCCAGGGAAATCCGCACCGAGGACCTGGTGAAGATCTACAGCAAGCGCCGCGTGGTGGACGGGGTGTCCATCACCGTGCACCAGGGCGAGATCGTGGGCCTTCTGGGCCCCAACGGCGCGGGCAAAACCACCACCTTCTATATGATCGTAGGCATGATCCGCGCCAACCAGGGAAGGATATTCCTTGACAACCACGAAATCTCGAAAAAACCCATGTACAAGCGCGCGCGCATGGGCATCGGCTACCTGTCGCAGGAACCGTCCATTTTCCGCAAACTTTCGGCGGGTGACAACCTCATGGCCATCCTTGAATCGCAGCGCCTGGGCATCAAGCAGCGCCGGGAGCGGATGCGGCAACTCCTGAATGAGCTCCATGTGGCGCACCTGGAAAAAAGCCTCGGTTACCAGCTTTCGGGCGGCGAGCGCCGCCGCGTCGAGATCGCGCGCGCGCTCGCCAACAGGCCCGATTTCATCCTGCTCGACGAGCCGTTCGCCGGCATCGACCCCATTGCCGTGGAAGACATCCAGAGCATCGTGCATGAACTAAGGAGCAAGAACTACGGCATATTGATCACCGACCACAATGTGCGCGAGACCCTGCGCATCACCGACCGCGCCTATATCATCTCCGAGGGAAAAATCCTCATTTCCGGGACGTCAAAGGAACTGGCCGAAAACCCGGAGGCGAGGAGGATTTATTTGGGGCAGAAGTTCAAGCTGGATTGAAATTGATTTTGAGTGATTCAGTTATGTAAATGATTTTTATTGGGGCAATACGATATCGGTTGCTTTGAGTGCCTCAACGATTTTTTTCTGCCAGCCTTTAGGCATTTCCCCGATAATCTGATGTAATCTCTTGATGTGATGCTCTTTGCCTTTGAAAAACAGGAACATGCCTTTTGCGGTAGCTATGTCTTTTTCCCGTTTTTCCGGTTTTAGCCTGCGCTGACTGACAATGAGTTTATGTAATGCAAATGCTTCCGGTTCTGGAATTCTGAGCGTGAGGTCCTTGTACTGGACAATCATAGAATAGGCGAGCGGAATGCCCATGAAATGGAGCTCCTGAGCGACAATATTAAGGTCTTTGATAGGATAGTGCGTCTCATCAGGCTTGGCACCTGCGTCGGTAAGAAATTCAAAGGTCAGTTCCCGATGGATGAATTTAGCAAATCCGGTATTGCTGCGCGTCTTGATAACAAAGCCACGTTTGCTAAAAAGCTCGTGAAGATTTACGGGATGCTCAAGTTTAAGCCGTCGTGGAACCAAGATGTCCGCATCCATGGTACGTGTTACCGGTATCTCGAATGAGTTCTCGAATTGGTGCCGATAAAACTCCTGACACCAACTTCCAACGAGCACGACATGCTTAAGCACATCTGCATCCTGCAAGTCTTTTAGGATGACATAGAGAATTTCAAGTTTTGCGTCCACGGAGCGCCCTTCGCACTTCTTTAATGTCCTTTTTTATTCCCTTGAGCAGCTTTTCATATTCCCGACGTTTTTTTACCGAGTCAAGGACTCTGCGAGAGGCTTCGCTGTCGAGATGGCCGACATAGCGGTACTTGATTTTATTGCCGACGCGCCGGGCAAGATAAAGGTAGTCCTTGCGGCCAACATGTTTGATCTGCGGCGAGCCTTTTTCCTCTTTGGCAATAGTGATTTCATAAGCGGCTTTTGCTTCGTTCAGCCGCTTTCTTTCTTCTTTTATTACATGAAAAACGCTTCCCATGGTGGTATACCTAACAGTAGTATAAATATATATTGATTGTTAGGTATAAAGAATATAATAATAATTTTAAAATGTTAAATACAATACCTAACATCATTGCTAATACTTAATATTTGTTAGGTATAGCCATCGCGGAAGCCTTGAACGTTGTATACAATATTACCAAAACATCAACATGAAATTTATTATGACCATCTGGTTGAGGTAAGGTAGTCCACGAATTTCGGGTTACCCTACAGATAGTAAAAACATCTTAGTTCGTAAGGTAGCGGGCGCTTTGTCCCAACTTGTAAAAAGCCCTTCTTCCTATCAATAAAAATTCCTTCTAGAATATTTTTTTTCCCTTTTTCCTAATGTACTTTATATTATACCTCTCATGGCACGATATTTGATCCATTCAAATCAGGAACCATGTAAATGAATCTCGGTCTTGACCTTTCCATGAAGCTGCAGCAGAAGCTGTCATTCCAGATGATACAGTCATTGAAGCTTCTGCAGGTGAACACGCTGCAACTCGAGCAGCTGCTGAAGACAGAGCTCGAAATGAATCCCGTGCTTGAAGAATCCGATGAACCGGAAACCGAAGAAGAGGCGCCTGAAAAGGACGAAGCTGGAGATGAAAAAGAAGACGATCCGGAGCTTGAGGTAAATGAAGACAAGGTGGATTGGGAGGAATACCTCGAGGAGGGATTTGACATCGGCGGCAGGATGAGCGAGGAGACCGACCCCAACAAGGAGCACTTTGAACCGCAACCGGTGCATCAGGTCACGCTCGACGAGCACCTCACCGCGCAACTCAACGATAAAAATGTCGAAGAAAAACAAAAACTGCTGGTAAAATTCCTCATCAGCAGCCTGGAGCCGGACGGGTATCTCCGGCTTCCCCTCAAGGACATCGCCGATTATCTCGGCATCACCGAAATCGCGGTCGAGGAGGCGCTCAAGGTGGTCTGGACCATGGAGCCGGCCGGCATCGGCGCGCGCAATCTCCAGGAATGTCTCAGGCTCCAGCTCGCCCGTAAGCATCGGGAGAATTCGCTCGCCATGCGCATCATCACCGAGGCGTGGGATTTGTTCGAGAAGCTCAAGCTTCCCGAAATCGCGCGGCAGGTGGGCGTTGACGTACGCGAAGTGCAGGCGGCGGCCGACGAGATAAAGACCCTTCATCCAAGGCCGGGCTCGCTGGTCACCGGCGAAATCCCGTCAACCATCGTTCCCGATCTCATTGTCGAAAAAGTGGACGGCCAATTCGAGGTGTATCTCAACGACCGCTCGGTGCCCATGGTCCACATCAACCGCTCGTACATGCAGCTCATCAAGCGCGGCGGGCCGGCGAAAAAGGAAGTGAAGAACTACATCCGCGAAAAGCTCAACAGCGCCGCCTGGCTCGTGCGCTCCATTGAGCAGCGCCGCACCACCATGCTCAAGGTGATGTCGGCCATCGTGGAACGCCAGATGACCTTTTTTGAAAAAGGTCCGCCCAACCTCAACCCGCTCAAACTGCAGGACATCGCCACCATGGTGGGCATGCACATCTCCACGGTGAGCCGCGTCACGAGCAATAAATACGTCCAGACCCCGCACGGTATATTCGAGCTCAAGTATTTCTTCACCGAATCCATGGGACAGGACCTCGAGGGCGGGGACGTTTCGGCTGAAAAAATCAGAAACCGCATCCGCGAGCTCATTGAGACCGAGAACACCAAGAAACCGCTTTCGGACCAGAAACTGTCCGACATCCTGGCGCGCGAAGGATTTACCGTGGCGCGCCGCACCGTTGCAAAATACCGGGAGCAGCAGAAGCTCCTTCCGGCGCGCATGAGGCAGAAATATGACTGACCCTCAGAGCGCCGCGCAGCGGCGGCTTCCTTCCTGGCTCAAACGTCCTTTGGTCCCGACAGCAACTTACCGGCGGCTGGAGCAGTCATTGACAGACGCGCATCTTAACACCGTGTGCAGCGAGGCAAAATGCCCCAACCGGGCCGAATGCTTTTCCCGGGGCACGGCTACCTTCCTCATTCTGGGCAGCGTTTGCACCCGCAGCTGCGGATTTTGCGGCATCACGCACGGCGCGCCGCAGCCTGTTGACAAAGACGAACCGCGCCGCGTGGCCGAAGCGGTGAGGCGCATGGCCGTGTCCCATGCCGTGATCACGTCGGTGACGCGGGACGATCTGCCCGACGGCGGAGCGTGCCAGTTCGCCGCGGTGATTCGGTTGCTCAAACGGGAAATGCCAGCCATCACCATTGAAGTGCTGGTGCCTGATTTTCACGGAAACGACGCATCGCTTTGCACGGTACTGGACGAAGGCCCCCATGTTTTCAACCACAACATCGAGACCGTTCCGCGTCTTTATCCGATGGTGCGGCCGCAGGCAAATTATTCGCGGTCGTTGGAAATGCTTGCAAAAGCGGCGCGAAATGAGGTACAATTAAATGTCAAATCAGGAGTTATGGTGGGGCTCGGCGAAACGCGGAAGGAGGTCTTTTCCACGTTGGATGACCTGCGTCGCACCGGTTGCGCCATGGTGACCATCGGCCAGTATTTGCGTCCGTCAAAGGATCAGGTGCCGGTGCAAGAATTCGTCACGCCGGAGCAATTTGATGAATATCGAAACCACGGACTGTCACTCGGCTTTACAGAAGTAAGTGCCGGGCCGTTCGTAAGGAGTTCATACCGGGCGGAAGAAATGGTAAAGGAAAAAATGAAGCGTTGATGGTGAAGAAAAAAACCCAACAGGAGGATAATAGGAATGGAAATTCAGATTACTTCGCGGCATGAAAAAGCATCGCAGAGCCTTCAGGATACCATAACCGCCGAAATGGAAGGCCTGCAAAAGTACTACGACCGCATCTCCTCGTGCCATGTGATTCTCGACAAGGAGCGCGGAAAGGAAATCATGGAAATCGTGATACACATGGCGGGCCACACCGTTGCCGCCGTGGCAAAAGCCGAAAATCTCGGCAAGGCCATGGACGCCGCCATCATTAAAATTGAGCGCCAGCTAAAAAAAATCAACGAGAAAATAAAAAGCCATAAGGGAAAAGGCAATAACAGGGGACGGCAGAAGGATTGAATGGGCATTGATCTAAAAGCAACCACGCCGTTGAAGAATGCGCCGCGTCATTACCTGGAAGATACCGTTTTGGCGGTAAAACGTTTTTATGACGATGTGCGGCGCGAGTGCGGTCTCAAGCCGGCGTTTGTGCCTTTCCCTGACGCGCCCATTACATCGGGTGCAGTGTGGCGTCCCGGACTAGCCTTTTCGGGATTCACAAAAGGATTTCCGCGCCATTGTGTTCAGCTGATCGGCGAATCCGAATGGGCTTATCTTAAAAGCCTTTCGCCGCGGCAACGGTGCGAGGCCTTCGATGTTGTGCTGCGTTCCAGGGTTCCCGCCGTCGTGTTTGGCGACGGCACCAGGCCCGATCCCGAAATGGTAAGGCTCGGCCGAAAGCGGCGGATTGCCTTGTTTGCCACTGAATGCCCGGCCGAAACTTTTCACGGGATTGCCGAAG
Encoded here:
- the rpoN gene encoding RNA polymerase factor sigma-54, coding for MNLGLDLSMKLQQKLSFQMIQSLKLLQVNTLQLEQLLKTELEMNPVLEESDEPETEEEAPEKDEAGDEKEDDPELEVNEDKVDWEEYLEEGFDIGGRMSEETDPNKEHFEPQPVHQVTLDEHLTAQLNDKNVEEKQKLLVKFLISSLEPDGYLRLPLKDIADYLGITEIAVEEALKVVWTMEPAGIGARNLQECLRLQLARKHRENSLAMRIITEAWDLFEKLKLPEIARQVGVDVREVQAAADEIKTLHPRPGSLVTGEIPSTIVPDLIVEKVDGQFEVYLNDRSVPMVHINRSYMQLIKRGGPAKKEVKNYIREKLNSAAWLVRSIEQRRTTMLKVMSAIVERQMTFFEKGPPNLNPLKLQDIATMVGMHISTVSRVTSNKYVQTPHGIFELKYFFTESMGQDLEGGDVSAEKIRNRIRELIETENTKKPLSDQKLSDILAREGFTVARRTVAKYREQQKLLPARMRQKYD
- the lipA gene encoding lipoyl synthase; this encodes MTDPQSAAQRRLPSWLKRPLVPTATYRRLEQSLTDAHLNTVCSEAKCPNRAECFSRGTATFLILGSVCTRSCGFCGITHGAPQPVDKDEPRRVAEAVRRMAVSHAVITSVTRDDLPDGGACQFAAVIRLLKREMPAITIEVLVPDFHGNDASLCTVLDEGPHVFNHNIETVPRLYPMVRPQANYSRSLEMLAKAARNEVQLNVKSGVMVGLGETRKEVFSTLDDLRRTGCAMVTIGQYLRPSKDQVPVQEFVTPEQFDEYRNHGLSLGFTEVSAGPFVRSSYRAEEMVKEKMKR
- the lptB gene encoding LPS export ABC transporter ATP-binding protein; this encodes MTTEQAAATPGPAPATAAPSAAREIRTEDLVKIYSKRRVVDGVSITVHQGEIVGLLGPNGAGKTTTFYMIVGMIRANQGRIFLDNHEISKKPMYKRARMGIGYLSQEPSIFRKLSAGDNLMAILESQRLGIKQRRERMRQLLNELHVAHLEKSLGYQLSGGERRRVEIARALANRPDFILLDEPFAGIDPIAVEDIQSIVHELRSKNYGILITDHNVRETLRITDRAYIISEGKILISGTSKELAENPEARRIYLGQKFKLD
- the raiA gene encoding ribosome-associated translation inhibitor RaiA, with amino-acid sequence MEIQITSRHEKASQSLQDTITAEMEGLQKYYDRISSCHVILDKERGKEIMEIVIHMAGHTVAAVAKAENLGKAMDAAIIKIERQLKKINEKIKSHKGKGNNRGRQKD
- a CDS encoding GSU2403 family nucleotidyltransferase fold protein, which codes for MDAKLEILYVILKDLQDADVLKHVVLVGSWCQEFYRHQFENSFEIPVTRTMDADILVPRRLKLEHPVNLHELFSKRGFVIKTRSNTGFAKFIHRELTFEFLTDAGAKPDETHYPIKDLNIVAQELHFMGIPLAYSMIVQYKDLTLRIPEPEAFALHKLIVSQRRLKPEKREKDIATAKGMFLFFKGKEHHIKRLHQIIGEMPKGWQKKIVEALKATDIVLPQ
- a CDS encoding LptA/OstA family protein, translating into MKSANSDVNTMSKDGDIISVLTGNVVFLYDDATIKSDYAKWWKSKGTVSFSSKVQILRTSQKLTSDHMDYDKNKKWLVADGNVYFYDTKERVKLTGDHGNYYLDKKFLVVEGRPRFIFFDTTAHDTLDITGKKMTYDDSLKKASVYDDVIVRKGKLFTRSNQAFYYPDSGSAQLRMAPDIAFETDSLRGDSVDLAFTKKHLKQVNVKGNGHGLYKDFGASDTTLTHLLGDSISMFLTDSGKIDSLWAFGSVKSKYFPVKNPTVTNEAYGKQMTVSFNSRGEISRVKVWGNARSIYNVEEKEGRGKNEASGDSITVSFAKGKATHVKLSGSVRGFYAPLPAPSAPKDTGIQEKQKPKLPPVKEEHK